The proteins below are encoded in one region of Alistipes indistinctus YIT 12060:
- a CDS encoding MBOAT family O-acyltransferase — protein MNELGEITDKIVQLLQYDPVSPLIFSSGLFLFLFGGFTFFYQFMRREVMLRIVYVTLFSLYFYYKTSGFFFLLLIAVSVSDFLIGKGIARSDRQGLRKGLLALSVALDIGLLIYFKYTNFFIGIVNGLSGHHWLDFQNIFLPVGISFFVFQSISYTADIYRRRIEPLGMWIDYIFFLSFFPQLVAGPIVRARDFIPQIRQNPLTVTREMFGTGIFLILSGLFKKAIISDYISLNFVDRVFDDPLLYSGFENLMGLYGYALQIYCDFSGYSDMAIGIALLLGFHFNKNFDSPYKSATITEFWRRWHISLSSWLKDYLYISLGGNRKGHLRTYLNLIVTMLLGGLWHGAAWRFVLWGGWHGASLAVHKWFMAHVPGFKAQGADMPRWRRIIGIVVTFHVVCFGWIMFRASDLQTARNMLSQIFTDFKPELIPQVVSGYAAVMGLMAVGYLLHLMPVRSELWAQRTVTESPLPVKVVTIAVLVWAVMLIKSAEIQPFIYFQF, from the coding sequence ATGAACGAACTGGGTGAAATAACGGATAAAATCGTACAGCTGTTGCAGTACGACCCGGTCTCGCCGCTGATTTTCAGCAGCGGGCTTTTCCTGTTCCTCTTCGGCGGGTTCACCTTCTTCTACCAGTTCATGCGCCGCGAGGTGATGCTGCGCATCGTCTACGTCACGCTCTTCTCGCTCTACTTCTACTACAAGACCAGCGGCTTTTTCTTCCTGCTGCTGATAGCCGTATCGGTCTCGGACTTCCTGATCGGCAAAGGAATCGCACGAAGCGACAGGCAGGGCCTGCGCAAAGGGTTGCTCGCGCTGAGCGTCGCGCTCGACATCGGCCTGCTGATCTACTTCAAATACACGAACTTCTTTATCGGCATCGTAAACGGACTGAGCGGACACCACTGGCTCGACTTCCAGAACATCTTCCTGCCGGTGGGCATCTCGTTCTTCGTCTTCCAGTCGATCAGCTACACGGCCGACATCTACCGCCGGCGCATCGAGCCGCTGGGCATGTGGATCGACTACATCTTTTTCCTGTCGTTCTTCCCGCAGCTGGTGGCGGGCCCGATCGTACGGGCGCGCGACTTCATTCCGCAAATCCGCCAGAATCCGCTGACGGTCACGCGCGAAATGTTCGGTACGGGTATCTTCCTGATCCTGTCGGGCCTTTTCAAAAAGGCGATCATTTCGGACTACATCAGCCTCAATTTCGTCGACCGCGTGTTCGACGACCCGCTGCTGTACAGCGGCTTCGAGAACCTGATGGGCCTTTACGGCTACGCGCTGCAGATCTACTGCGACTTCTCCGGTTATTCGGACATGGCCATCGGCATCGCGCTGCTGCTCGGCTTCCACTTCAACAAGAACTTCGACTCGCCCTACAAGTCGGCGACGATCACCGAATTCTGGCGGCGGTGGCACATCTCGCTGTCGAGCTGGCTCAAGGACTACCTCTATATCTCACTGGGCGGCAACCGCAAAGGACACCTGCGGACCTACCTGAACCTGATCGTCACGATGCTACTGGGCGGCCTGTGGCACGGCGCGGCATGGCGCTTCGTGTTGTGGGGCGGCTGGCACGGCGCCTCGCTCGCGGTGCACAAATGGTTCATGGCCCATGTGCCGGGCTTCAAGGCGCAGGGTGCCGACATGCCGCGCTGGCGGCGGATCATCGGCATCGTCGTGACGTTCCACGTCGTCTGCTTCGGCTGGATCATGTTCCGCGCCAGCGACCTGCAGACCGCCCGGAATATGCTGTCGCAAATCTTTACCGACTTCAAGCCGGAACTGATCCCGCAGGTCGTCTCGGGATACGCCGCCGTAATGGGACTGATGGCCGTGGGTTACCTGCTGCACCTGATGCCGGTGCGGAGCGAACTGTGGGCTCAGCGCACCGTGACCGAGTCTCCGCTGCCGGTGAAGGTGGTGACGATCGCGGTACTGGTCTGGGCCGTGATGCTGATCAAGTCGGCCGAGATCCAGCCGTTTATCTATTTCCAATTCTGA